In Poecile atricapillus isolate bPoeAtr1 chromosome W, bPoeAtr1.hap1, whole genome shotgun sequence, one DNA window encodes the following:
- the LOC131591858 gene encoding myoglobin, with protein MGLSDQEWQQVLTIWGKVESDLAGHGHEVLMRLFQDHPETLDRFEKFKGLKTPDAMKGSEDLKKHGVTVLTQLGKILKAKGNHEAELKPLAQTHATKHKIPVKYLEFISEVIIKVIAEKHAADFGADSQAAMKKALELFRNDMASKYKEFGFQG; from the exons ATGGGGCTCAGTGACCAGGAATGGCAGCAAGTCCTGACCATCTGGGGAAAGGTGGAGTCCGACCTTGCTGGCCATGGCCATGAAGTTTTAATGAG ACTGTTTCAGGACCATCCTGAGACCCTTGATCGCTTTGAAAAGTTCAAAGGCCTGAAGACCCCTGATGCGATGAAGGGCTCTGAAGATCTGAAGAAACATGGAGTTACTGTTCTTACCCAACTGGGCAAAATCCTGAAGGCGAAGGGTAATCATGAGGCCGAGTTGAAGCCCCTGGCTCAGACCCATGCAACCAAGCACAAAATCCCTGTCAAATATCTGGAG tTCATTTCTGAAGTCATTATCAAGGTCATTGCTGAAAAACATGCTGCAGACTTTGGGGCTGATTCCCAGGCTGCAATGAAGAAGGCTCTGGAGCTGTTCCGAAATGATATGGCCAGCAAGTACAAGGAGTTCGGTTTCCAGGGTTAG